From the genome of Brassica oleracea var. oleracea cultivar TO1000 chromosome C4, BOL, whole genome shotgun sequence:
TACCGACTAAAAGTATTTCATCAGAAATTACCGAGGAATCACCGATGAAATGCCGGAAAATGTAAATAGAGCATTCGTCGGGATTCCGTCTGTAATTACCAACTAATTTTTTTGATGAAAGAAAAAATCGTTGGGAGTCACTGGCGAAATTCTTTCATATTTTCATAACATAAAATCAAATATTTTCATATTTTATATATAAACATATTAAAAATAGAAAAAATTTAAATAAAGAAACTTTTGTAAATTAATATCTCTATAAATTAATAAAATTTCAAAGTCCCAATATTATTAATTTATAGAGGTTTTACTGTATGTACATTGTCCACCTAGGTGTAATTATTAAAAAACTTTCTAACTTATTTTCTTAATAAAGTATTATTTTAAAAAGTTTTGAAAACGTGGGCAGTTTTCAAATGATAGAATCAAAGGTTCTTTTTTTTAGTGTAAGCTTTTTTAAAGAAAAAAAACCCTAGAAAGTACACAGACCGGATTGAGCCTGCAGGAAAAAGACAGGTCGGGTAAACCAAACCGATGTTTGTTAATCGTAGCAAAGAGACACACTAAAAACAAGGGAAAACCAAATAAACGGACTCTTGTTCTTTCCTAGGTATCCCCGATTCTTGCTAAAGGGTTCAGTTAAAAGTTTTCTACAGAAACCAAATCTTAATTTCTTGAATTTTCCCTAGTTTACTGGAAACCTCTAAGGTACTTGTTGGAGAAAAAAAAACATAACCCACACAAAAATTAGTTTTTAATTAGGATAGTGTGTTTAGATATTGTCAGGTTGAAGATCTAGGGTTGGTCATTTAGGAGTTGGGTTCAGCTAAAGTTTAGGTTCTTAAGAGACGGTTCTTTTGTAATACTGTGGATTTTTAAAGTGGGTATTATCGCAGCTATGGAGGCGCACATGCAGATGAAAATTCGGCTGTTTGATGGAGACGACCATGAGGTTGGATTATAAAGAAGAGGACTCTTTTGATGGCTCGTGACCTATGGGGTGTATTATAGTCTGTATAGTAAACCGTATATTGATTTATTGGTTTAGTTGGTCAGGTCATGTATATAAACACATTTGTACATCTCATTTCAGGGGTGTTATAGAGAGTGGAGTCTCGGAAGAAAACACAAACCACCAAATGATGGATTCTGTTACGAACCAAAAAGATCAGAGAATCAAGGATATGACGGCTCTTCATATGCTGCAAATGTCAGTAACAGACTCGATCTTTCTTCGGATAGGCAGAGCAACATCGTCCAAGCAAGCGTGGGAGATTCTCGAGGTGGAATTCGGAGAGACCAATGAGATTCATGATTTGAAACTAGCCTACCTTTGAGACCAAATGACGAAATGATGATGGAGAAGGAAAAAAGCTTTGGGGGAATATATTAAAAACCTGATGGAGCTTGTGAACCAGCTTAAGTTCTCCGGGTCTAAAAAACCTATCGTTACCAAAATCAGACGATCAAAAAAGGGAATCAAAACAGTGATTTAGACAGAGACTTGATATCAGTATTCGATTCTTGTAGTTGAGATAATTAAAAAAAAAAAAAAACAGAGAGAGGAAAGTCCCTTCGTTGGGAGTTAAATCACATAAAAGTACTTGTAAGTACAGTAAATTACATATAAATTTAACCAAGATTAAACCGGTCGGTACGAATCGGCTAAACGAATCCTGTTAAAAAGGTATAAACCGAGCAGCTTAAAACCCTTTTCAGAAACCCCAAAGAAAAAAAGAGCATCGGAAAACAAAACAAAAATGCTGCTCCGGTCAATTCGCACCGTCGAGCACCTCCGCAGAATCTCAGCTTCTTCGGTTTCCGCGTACCTCACTTCTCCTTCCTTAGTAACCAGAGCATTACCGACGGAGAGTGCTCTGTCTTCTCCTATCTCTAGATTCTATTACTCGAATCCGCGAAATGAGAATCGACACACGACGACTACATCGTCTCCGGTTTCTTCACGGTGGCGTATCAGCATAAGACATATGTCACGGCGGAGAAACGCCGCAAAAGGGTCGGCGGCAACGGCGGGGAGTGCAGCGTATTCTTCAGCGGTGGATTTGGCGATGGACTCGGTGGTGAAGATATTCACAGTTTCGACGAGTCCTAGTTACTTTCTTCCTTGGCAGAATAAGTCCCAGCGAGAATCCATGGGCTCTGGTAATACTCTCTCATTGCTAAAGATCATAACTTTTGTTTGGTTTGGTTTCTTGTTTGCTGCTTTAACTTTGAATGGTTATGCTGTAAGGATTCGTAATATCTGGAAGAAGGATAATAACAAACGCGCACGTGGTGGCTGATCACTCCTTCGTGCTAGTGAGGAAGCATGGGTCGCCTATAAAGCACAGAGCAAAAGTTGAGGCAATCGGACACGAGTGTGATTTAGCCGTTTTGGTGATTGATAGTGAAGTTTTTTGGGAAGGAATGAACTCTTTGGAGCTGGGAGATATACCGCTTCTAAGGGAAGAAGTGTTTGTAGTTGGCTATCCTCAAGGTATGTTTTCTAATTATCAACTGAAAGATTGAGTTGTGTTCTAGCTCCAAGTACAGTGGATAATCATATATCTAGTGCAGGTGGTGACAACATCTCTGTTACGAAAGGTGTTGTGTCTCGAGTTGAACCCACCCAATATGTTCACGGTGCTACCCAGCTAATGGCTATACAAATAGATGCTGCTATCAACCCTGGAAACAGCGGTGGCCCAGCAATCATGGGAAACAAAGTAGCTGGCGTTGCTTTTCAAAATCTTGCAGGTGGTGAGAACATTGGGTGAGTCTAATAAACTTTTGATACAAAGCCTAAGCGATCAGAAAAAGAGTGAAACATAGTTTGTTTTCCTCACACGTGATTGAAGATTTAAACTAACTGGTGCTTTCAAACTGCAGTTATATCATTCCAACACCGGTAATAAAGCATTTCATAAACGGTGTTGAAGAATCTGGAAAATACACTGGTTTCTGCTCGATGGGTGTATCATGCCAGCCTATGGAGAATGCTCAGATCCGTAGCATCTATCAGATGAGTTCTGAAATGACAGGGGTTCTTATAAGCAAGATTAACCCTCTCTCGGATGCTCATAAAATTCTGAAGAAGGAAGATGTTATTCTCGCATTTGATGGTGTTCCCATTGGAAATGATGGCACTGGTAGATTTTTCTCTTTATTTTTCATGAACCTCCTCAACGTTGCATTGTTTACGTAGTAGTTTTTGCTGGTGAATAAAAAAGTGTGTTTTCATTTACTTTGCAGTTCCTCTCCGGAAGAAGGAGCGGATCACTTTTGATCATATGGTATCTATGAAAAAACCAAATGAAACAGCTTTTGTTAAAGTCTTGAGGGAAGGAAAAGAACATGAGTTTTGTATCACTCTCAGACCTGTAAGTCAATTTGTTACAAACTGTAGAACTGGACAATCTTCTTCTGATCTCAACAAATTTTTATTGCGTGCTTGCAGCTGCAACCGCTGGTTCCAGTGCATCAGTTCGACCAGCTTCCAAGTTATTATATATTTGCGGGCTTTGTATTCGTACCTCTCACTCAGCCATACCTACACGAATACGGAGAAGATTGGTACAACACTTGCCCCCGCAGATTGTGCGAGCGAGCATTAAGAGATCTACCTGAAAAATCCAATCAACAACTTGTCATTATCTCTCAGGTTTGTGCTTTTCTTTTTTGTCTTAGTTCTGTTCTTGAGATTTCGAACGATTGGCGATCACTTGAGTAACTATGATAGTATTTACAACACGTAACAACGACGTCATCTGGTAATTTAGGCACCTGACTGATAATAAAGTATGTGTTTGATAGGTGTTAATGGATGATATCAACACAGGATTTGAGCGTCTTGCAGAGCTGCAAGTAAGTGTGAAAACTATATCGTCTCATTTTTAACCGTGTTTATATGATGATCCTTTTTTCATTCTCTGAATCCAAGCGCATCATGATTCATTTGTTCATCTCATCATGGCATGCATTTTGTTTGGAATTAGTAATTAAGACAACAGAACATCATCGTAGGATTCTAATAAGGGCAAATATAAAATGTAACACTTTTTTATTACTACCAGGTGAAGAAAGTAAATGGAGTGGAAGTGGATAATCTGAGACATTTATGCCAGCTCATAGAGAACTGTGACGCAGAAAATCTGAAATTGGATTTAGACGATGGGAGAGTACTCGCCTTGAAGTACCAAGACGCAAGATTAGCCACTTCTCTGATTTTGAAACGGCACAGAATAGCGTCTGCCATGTCCAGCGATCTGCTGATTGAACAAAATAATCTAGCAACTGAGTTGGCTGCTGCTTCTTGTTCTACTGCGCTCGTTTGAGCCAAAACGCCAATCGCATGTTGTATGTACACTTTCACATTCATTCATATTTTCAGACCACTGTGTTGTAATGTTCGTAAACAATTTAGGATTTTTTAAATCGGATTTTTTTCCTTTTATATTTTTCTGTGTTTTGAACATACAGCTCTTCAGACATTTTACTTGATTCGCTATTTAAAAAATATTAATAGAAAACTTAATTAATTTACCCCAAAAGTATTGATCAAATGTGGACACATCTAATGAGAATTCAATCCCAAATCTGGTTAGTGCGTAGGAACTAGAAGCCACAGACTTCTTGTCTTTTTCTCCTTTCATTACTACTTTTATGTTTTTATTTTGTCCATTAAAAGGAACAAAAATACCTTTCCGTGTCTTCTGCGACCTGTCACATCCGTACGTGCACCGTAAAAGACGAAACTACCCTCCGAGTCTTATGAGTGTCTCTCTTAACTGAGGTCTCTATCTCTTTGTTTAACTCACTCAGAATTGAAGAAGCAAAAAGCTTTTCATTATTCGTTTGTGTGAGGATGTCGTCTTCGTGGGAGATTCAACTAATGGAAACAGCTAAGGAGGAACTTGAGATTCTTCAGGCTCAATATCCCAACCGCTTCGCCTACCTCAAGTCCGACCTTCAGTCTTTCATCTCTAACCTCCGTGAAGACCACGCGCCTCCGTCACGTGCCTCCTCCTCCCCCCTCGTCCTCACTCAAGGTACTTGTACAGTCTTTCTCGTTTATGTGTCTCTGTCCCTTCGGCGATTGCTTGTCGTGTGTTTAGTGTATGGACTGCTAATAGAATCTGGTTGAAAAGGAAATGCTTCTTAAATGAGAGAAACAAAAAGCTTTGTTCCTTAATTATTTTTGGTTTTATTCTAAATTGCTAATAATTTCTGAATTATTTACATAACTATTAAGATTGTTTTTACTTTTTAGCCAGATTACTATTTTTTGACACAAACCTTTTCGGTCGTTTATTCATGTAATTATGGTGTTGCAATAAAAACAATTAAGTCGATTGAATTTCCCATGCCAAAATTAAATTTATTTGACAACACGTCTACAAAGATATTCGACAAGACAAAAATAGATTCTGTAAGAATTTTCTGGCCCTTGTATTTGGTTATACTTTCAAAAAATCTACACCCTTTGTTCATGTTGGATAAAAGTTAAAGTTGTACGGCTTTACAATTTCTCACTAGTGCATTGCGATTGAAGAATCTACTATAGCATGAAAATATTGATTTTGATTTTTACAACCGCAATAACGTTCGTTTCTTTTGAAATGATTTTTTTAAAATAAATTGATTTTTAATATAGTTTTAGGCGAGTTGTTAGCCTGATTAATTGACAATTTTTGTTGTGCTCGTTTTACACTATTATAACTACATACTACATATCGATCCGCGCAACCACACGGATTTCTTTTTATTTATTTTTATATAAATATTTTGTTTTCAATTCTAAATTGGTATATATTATAATATATATGTGTCTATCAATTTTTAAAACATAATAAGTTTATGGTATATATTATCAATTTTTAAAACACAATCTAGATTGTTTCAAACTTCCACATGTATTTGTATCTTCTTCTATATATATATTTTCGGATTATTATTTCATTATTAAAATCGTGACTATATATATATAAAGATTAGTAAAATATTGTTTTATTGTCATATTCAAAGATATTGTAACATTTCACAAACTTAGAAAGTTTTTAAAAAATTAAACTTTTCGCTTCATAGATTTATATTATCGAGTAAATAATTAAACATTTAGTTTTTGTTTAATTTTTAAAATAAACTACATAGTTTAAATTTTGTTTTCATTGGTTTAAGGTAGTAAAGATTAATCATTGTTAGATAATATGATTTTTGTTATTTTAAAATTTTTTTTTATAATTTTAAAAGTTAACATCCACAAATATTTAAATATTTAACATATATAGGTATAGTATTACAACATTAAATTATATATATTTAATTTATACTATCTATAAATTCAATGGATCATCTATTGTTTAAATTCAATTATTGATAGCCCAATAAAAATTTCTGTTAGACCCAAAATTTAAATGATAAGATTAGAGATTAAATGTAACATGACTTTCTAGGAATATGTCCATTAGATCCATTTTTAAAAAAATCGCACATGAATCAAGGTTGTGACTTCTGTTTTAATATATAAGATGGTTTGGTTTACCAAAAAAAAAGAAAGTACATATGGTTTCTTGTTTCTCAAATGATGTAAATGAACAAATAAATCAATAGACTCGTTATGGAAATGCATTACTCTCGAGTATAGCAACAAAGATGGCTAAGCAGTAAACGATAAACTATTTGTTACCTTATCATATTAACTATCATGACATTGTCTTCTATTATGTCACGAGTCATGACGCTAATTTTGGATATTAGCGTGGTTAGGAGGGGTCATCAAGTCAATTCTAATCTAGATTTCGTTTACACATGAAACTGTGTTAGCCGCATCTAAGTTGTTGTTAATGCGTTGGACAGAGTCATCAAACTGTAAGAATAAGCAGAAACACAAGAAGAGAAAGTACACAAATGAATTATTTGGAGATCAAGCATCGTCATCAACGGGAAAGATCCACAAGAACAATAATCATAAGATGGCTCAGAGAGTGGTCACAAAGAGAAAAACTAGAGTTGAAATGGTTCTTGAAAGGGCTCAACTTTGTCTCCAGAAGATAAGAGACGTGAAAGCCTCTTTGTGTTAGACTTTTATTTAACAACTTTTTCTTCTTCTTGGGGGTTGAAATGTAAGAATGATGTTATGCGGTCCAAGAAAATGTTTAACAAGCATTGAAAATTCAATGTTTCTAAGAACATCGGTTTAAATAGTTCAGCAGTATATATCAGTCTTTTCTTCTCGGTCAATGATAAGAAAAAAATCAACATTTATGAACAACAAGAGATAAAAATGGATATTTTATTAATTATTCACATGGTGTGAAACAGAATGTATCTTAAAAAAAACAAATAATGATAACGGAGACTCGGCGTAGAGCGGGTGAGGGGGACTCGGAACCCTCAACCCCTCATTATTAATGCAAATTTTGAATTAATAAAAACTTAAAAATGAAATTATAGTTTAAACCTGAATTTGCAGTTACTGTTCCTAACCCTAATAACACTGTTAGCAGCCAAGCTATCAACGAATACACCACACCTCACAAAGAATTTTACTTCCGGCAGCTTTAATTTCCCAAGCTTGATCCGAACCGGTTGGGTAACTCTGATCCGCAACGGTATGCTTCCAGTTAGCTGTTGCTGCTCTAGCAATGTCGCCATTAAACTAGTTGCATTCTGAGTATAACCAGTCATTTCTACGAATATAATGGTCGTATTCTCATGTCCTTGGTAAAATTTCGGCAACGACCCTGTAAATATTACAAAATACGACATCAAAATTTCG
Proteins encoded in this window:
- the LOC106339572 gene encoding protease Do-like 10, mitochondrial; this translates as MLLRSIRTVEHLRRISASSVSAYLTSPSLVTRALPTESALSSPISRFYYSNPRNENRHTTTTSSPVSSRWRISIRHMSRRRNAAKGSAATAGSAAYSSAVDLAMDSVVKIFTVSTSPSYFLPWQNKSQRESMGSGFVISGRRIITNAHVVADHSFVLVRKHGSPIKHRAKVEAIGHECDLAVLVIDSEVFWEGMNSLELGDIPLLREEVFVVGYPQGGDNISVTKGVVSRVEPTQYVHGATQLMAIQIDAAINPGNSGGPAIMGNKVAGVAFQNLAGGENIGYIIPTPVIKHFINGVEESGKYTGFCSMGVSCQPMENAQIRSIYQMSSEMTGVLISKINPLSDAHKILKKEDVILAFDGVPIGNDGTVPLRKKERITFDHMVSMKKPNETAFVKVLREGKEHEFCITLRPLQPLVPVHQFDQLPSYYIFAGFVFVPLTQPYLHEYGEDWYNTCPRRLCERALRDLPEKSNQQLVIISQVLMDDINTGFERLAELQVKKVNGVEVDNLRHLCQLIENCDAENLKLDLDDGRVLALKYQDARLATSLILKRHRIASAMSSDLLIEQNNLATELAAASCSTALV
- the LOC106341128 gene encoding uncharacterized protein LOC106341128 codes for the protein MSSSWEIQLMETAKEELEILQAQYPNRFAYLKSDLQSFISNLREDHAPPSRASSSPLVLTQESSNCKNKQKHKKRKYTNELFGDQASSSTGKIHKNNNHKMAQRVVTKRKTRVEMVLERAQLCLQKIRDVKASLC